One genomic window of uncultured delta proteobacterium includes the following:
- a CDS encoding Thiazole biosynthesis protein ThiH yields MTKQQYTPMADGFYPELARGAAVMEALDPDRVTEDDVRKSLGAGRITERDFLVLLSPAAEGYLEPMARRARDETIRHFGKTIQLFTPLYLANFCTNRCVYCGFNTNRSIPRQMLTLEEVEAEAKAIAATGLRKILALTGDAPAKTGARYLASCIEVLARYFPSVGIEVPSMTVEEYALVVAAGADSMTMFQETYNEVLYEKLHPAGPKRDFGFRLDAPQRAVMGGMRSVNLGALLGLDHWRRDMFYTGLHAAFLQERYPEQEVSVSLPRMRPCGEKPTTREERDFAATPVSDTHFVQALLAFRCFMPQAGITLSTREPAFLRDKLIPLGVTRISAGVCTAVGGHVAADDAAEREPQFDISDPRSVDEMVAVLEAMGYQPVFTDWVLSGKGEAALTAGIGHALGQTLGKAGSAGIDCNGAGI; encoded by the coding sequence ATGACAAAACAGCAGTATACGCCGATGGCCGACGGATTTTATCCGGAACTTGCGCGCGGCGCGGCCGTTATGGAAGCGCTTGACCCGGACCGCGTGACCGAGGATGACGTGCGTAAAAGCCTTGGGGCGGGCCGCATCACGGAACGTGACTTTCTCGTTTTGCTCTCCCCGGCGGCGGAAGGGTATCTCGAACCCATGGCCCGCCGCGCCCGGGACGAAACGATCCGGCATTTCGGGAAAACCATCCAACTCTTCACGCCGTTGTATCTTGCGAATTTCTGCACCAACCGGTGCGTGTATTGCGGGTTCAACACGAACCGGAGCATCCCCCGGCAGATGCTTACCTTGGAAGAAGTCGAGGCCGAGGCCAAGGCCATCGCCGCCACGGGGTTGCGCAAAATTCTGGCCCTGACCGGGGACGCCCCGGCCAAAACGGGCGCGCGATACCTTGCGTCCTGCATCGAGGTCCTGGCCCGCTACTTTCCTTCCGTGGGCATCGAGGTGCCGTCCATGACGGTGGAAGAGTATGCCCTTGTCGTGGCCGCCGGGGCCGACAGCATGACCATGTTTCAGGAAACATACAATGAAGTGCTGTATGAAAAACTGCACCCCGCCGGTCCCAAACGCGACTTCGGCTTCCGGCTGGACGCGCCGCAGCGGGCCGTCATGGGCGGCATGCGCAGCGTGAACTTGGGCGCGCTTCTCGGGCTGGACCACTGGCGCCGCGATATGTTTTACACCGGCCTGCACGCGGCCTTTTTGCAGGAGCGGTATCCCGAGCAGGAGGTCAGCGTTTCGCTGCCGCGCATGCGGCCCTGCGGGGAGAAGCCCACGACCAGGGAAGAGCGGGATTTTGCGGCCACGCCGGTTTCGGATACGCATTTTGTGCAGGCGTTGCTTGCGTTTCGCTGCTTCATGCCCCAGGCGGGCATCACGTTGTCCACCCGCGAACCCGCATTTTTGCGGGACAAGCTCATTCCTCTCGGGGTCACGCGCATTTCCGCCGGAGTCTGCACGGCCGTCGGGGGCCACGTCGCGGCGGACGACGCGGCAGAGCGCGAGCCGCAGTTTGATATTTCAGACCCGCGTTCCGTGGACGAGATGGTGGCCGTGCTGGAAGCCATGGGGTATCAACCGGTGTTCACGGACTGGGTGCTTTCCGGAAAAGGCGAGGCCGCTCTCACGGCGGGGATCGGCCACGCTCTGGGCCAAACGCTTGGCAAGGCCGGTTCGGCCGGTATCGATTGCAACGGGGCGGGT